A window of Polaromonas hydrogenivorans contains these coding sequences:
- a CDS encoding ABC transporter substrate-binding protein codes for MKTSLLAYFLVALGAASAAQAQPQTLTVANFGGANGKAQDVAFIQPFKLAHKVGARGVEYSGELSAVRAMVNAGKNEWDVVEVESADVKAGCEAGLFERIDRSSIPHANMLLPGTVQECGVGAFVWSTVMAYDPSRFKEPPKSWQDFWNVQRFPGKRGLRKGARYNMEIALMADGVHRRDVYNTLKTEAGMRRALAKLQQLKPHIVWWESGAQPPQRLASGETTLSTAFNGRIAAANRERTEPLAISWLDAVYELDYWAIVKGTPRRDLARAFISFATSEKAQLAFSHEIPYGPTHFNAILNYDSGRTRTASSAPVADLSMASSDLPSAPGNMRRSLAFDPAFWTQGSGAELEKQFAQRMK; via the coding sequence ATGAAAACCAGCCTTCTGGCGTATTTCCTGGTCGCACTCGGCGCGGCGTCGGCGGCGCAAGCCCAGCCCCAGACGCTGACCGTCGCCAACTTCGGCGGGGCCAATGGCAAGGCGCAGGACGTGGCGTTCATCCAGCCCTTCAAGCTGGCCCACAAGGTGGGAGCCAGGGGTGTTGAATATTCCGGCGAGCTTTCGGCTGTGCGCGCCATGGTGAACGCAGGCAAGAACGAATGGGACGTGGTGGAAGTCGAGTCGGCCGATGTCAAGGCCGGCTGCGAAGCCGGGCTGTTCGAGCGCATCGATCGCAGCAGCATTCCACACGCTAACATGCTGCTGCCCGGCACCGTGCAGGAATGCGGCGTCGGCGCCTTCGTCTGGTCCACCGTCATGGCTTACGACCCAAGCCGGTTCAAGGAACCCCCCAAAAGCTGGCAGGACTTCTGGAATGTGCAGCGCTTTCCCGGCAAACGCGGCTTGCGCAAAGGCGCGCGCTACAACATGGAAATAGCCCTGATGGCCGATGGCGTGCATCGCCGCGATGTTTACAACACGCTCAAGACAGAGGCGGGCATGCGCCGCGCACTGGCCAAGCTCCAGCAGCTCAAGCCCCATATCGTCTGGTGGGAGTCCGGCGCCCAGCCGCCCCAGCGCCTGGCATCCGGTGAAACCACCCTGTCCACCGCATTCAATGGACGCATCGCCGCAGCCAATCGCGAACGCACGGAGCCACTGGCCATTTCCTGGCTGGACGCCGTGTACGAACTCGATTACTGGGCCATCGTCAAGGGAACGCCAAGGCGTGATCTGGCACGCGCCTTCATCAGCTTTGCCACATCGGAAAAGGCGCAACTGGCGTTCTCGCACGAGATTCCCTACGGCCCAACCCATTTCAACGCCATCCTGAACTACGACAGCGGCCGCACCCGCACGGCCTCCAGCGCGCCGGTGGCCGACCTGTCCATGGCCAGCAGCGACCTGCCATCGGCGCCCGGCAACATGCGCCGCTCGCTGGCCTTTGATCCGGCCTTCTGGACACAAGGCAGCGGTGCGGAACTGGAAAAGCAGTTTGCCCAGCGCATGAAATAA
- a CDS encoding ABC transporter permease: MKLSAVPIFPAYYTPADKLGWYGLRIFCGAVLLFLLLPILVIIPLSFSNSSFLSYPIPGWSLRWYEELFASSDWARATRNSFIVAPLATLIATALGTLAAVGLARVQFFGKGLLTSLLIAPMVVPIVVVGVSTYLFFAKIGLSDSYTGLVLVHAALGAPFVVTTVMATLQGFNQNLVKASLSLGAGPLQTFFRVTLPVIAPGVISGALFAFATSFDEVVVTLFLAGPTQTTLPRQMFTGIRENISPTIAAVATLLILFTALLMMTMEWLRGRRK, translated from the coding sequence ATGAAACTTTCTGCTGTTCCCATTTTTCCTGCCTACTACACCCCGGCCGACAAGCTCGGCTGGTACGGCCTGCGCATCTTCTGCGGCGCGGTGCTGCTGTTTTTGCTGCTGCCCATCCTGGTCATCATTCCGCTGTCGTTCAGCAACTCGTCCTTTTTGTCCTACCCGATTCCGGGCTGGTCGCTGCGCTGGTACGAGGAACTGTTCGCCTCCAGCGACTGGGCGCGGGCCACGCGCAACAGCTTCATCGTGGCGCCGCTCGCCACGCTGATTGCCACGGCGCTGGGCACGCTGGCCGCTGTCGGCCTGGCGCGGGTGCAGTTCTTCGGCAAGGGCCTGCTGACCAGCCTGCTGATCGCGCCCATGGTGGTGCCTATCGTGGTGGTGGGCGTCAGCACCTACCTGTTCTTTGCAAAAATCGGCCTGTCCGATTCCTACACCGGGCTGGTGCTGGTGCATGCCGCGCTGGGCGCGCCGTTTGTCGTCACCACCGTCATGGCGACGCTGCAAGGCTTCAACCAGAACCTGGTCAAGGCCAGCCTGAGCCTGGGCGCCGGGCCGCTGCAGACCTTCTTCCGGGTCACTTTGCCGGTGATTGCGCCCGGCGTGATTTCGGGGGCGCTGTTTGCCTTTGCCACTTCCTTTGACGAGGTGGTGGTCACCCTGTTCCTGGCCGGCCCGACCCAGACGACGCTGCCGCGCCAGATGTTCACCGGCATCCGCGAGAACATATCCCCGACGATTGCCGCCGTGGCGACCCTGCTCATCCTGTTCACGGCACTGCTGATGATGACCATGGAATGGCTGCGCGGACGCAGGAAGTGA
- a CDS encoding ABC transporter permease — MNATASLPLMPLVADGTTGPALAAQLRRVERRKRLRAIALTLPLLIFLAVTFLVPLGALLVRAVENPEVASTLSRTGEALAGWDREAAPPDAAYAALLADLAAIPETAQAGVLARRLNSEVSGARSLIMGTYRALPLGTNLSPQEAKEKLLAHDARWAELPYWWAIAKNSSRWTPDYLLTSVDLKRDAQGHIVRVGPEEAAFSDILLRTFSISAVVTLMCILLGYPLAYWLSTLNERKANLMMILVLLPFWTSVLVRIAAWIVLLQTNGLVNRFLMFTGLTGEPVPLLFNRLGVIIAMVHILLPFMILPLYSVMKSVPGNYVRAAVSLGSTPLAAFFRVYVPQTYPGVAAGGLLVFITSIGYYVTPALLGGAADQMLSYYVAQYTNVDVNWGMACALGSVLLTTTLILYAVYRRFAKAELSLG; from the coding sequence ATGAACGCAACGGCTTCCCTTCCCCTGATGCCATTGGTAGCCGATGGCACCACCGGACCGGCGCTGGCCGCCCAGCTGCGCCGGGTGGAGCGCCGCAAACGGCTGCGCGCCATTGCACTGACGCTTCCCTTGCTGATCTTCCTGGCGGTGACCTTTCTCGTGCCGCTGGGCGCCCTGCTGGTCAGGGCCGTGGAAAACCCGGAAGTCGCCAGCACCCTGAGCCGCACCGGAGAGGCGCTGGCCGGCTGGGACCGCGAAGCCGCGCCCCCGGACGCCGCCTATGCCGCGCTGCTGGCCGACCTGGCGGCGATTCCCGAAACGGCGCAGGCCGGCGTTCTGGCCCGGCGCCTGAACAGTGAAGTGAGCGGCGCCCGCTCGCTCATCATGGGCACCTACCGCGCGCTGCCGCTGGGCACCAACCTGAGCCCGCAGGAGGCCAAAGAAAAACTGCTGGCCCACGACGCACGATGGGCCGAGCTGCCCTACTGGTGGGCGATTGCCAAGAACAGTTCACGCTGGACGCCCGACTACCTGCTGACCTCTGTCGATCTGAAACGCGATGCGCAGGGTCACATCGTTCGCGTGGGCCCCGAGGAAGCCGCCTTCAGCGACATCTTGCTGCGCACCTTTTCCATCAGCGCGGTGGTCACGCTGATGTGCATTTTGCTGGGCTATCCGCTGGCCTACTGGCTGTCCACCCTGAATGAACGCAAGGCCAACCTGATGATGATCCTGGTGCTGCTGCCGTTCTGGACTTCGGTGCTGGTGCGCATCGCCGCCTGGATCGTGCTGCTGCAAACCAACGGGCTGGTTAACCGCTTTTTGATGTTCACCGGCCTGACCGGCGAGCCGGTGCCGCTGCTGTTCAACCGGCTGGGCGTCATCATTGCCATGGTGCACATCCTGCTGCCCTTCATGATCCTGCCGCTCTACAGCGTGATGAAGTCGGTGCCGGGCAACTACGTGCGCGCCGCCGTTTCGCTGGGCAGCACGCCGCTGGCCGCGTTTTTCCGGGTGTACGTGCCGCAAACCTACCCGGGCGTGGCCGCCGGCGGCCTGCTGGTGTTCATCACCTCGATTGGCTACTACGTCACGCCGGCCCTGCTGGGCGGCGCGGCTGACCAGATGCTGAGCTACTACGTGGCCCAGTACACCAATGTGGATGTCAACTGGGGCATGGCCTGCGCGCTGGGTTCGGTCTTGCTGACCACCACGCTGATCCTGTATGCGGTGTACCGCCGCTTTGCAAAAGCTGAACTGAGCCTGGGCTGA
- a CDS encoding ABC transporter substrate-binding protein codes for MKLKPLMIALAAGVCLPVLAQSQLTVVNFGGANGAAQKKAYFEAFEKSGTGKILPVEYNGEQAKIKAMVETKKVTWDVVEVESPDVNRGCDEGLFEKIDWSKVGNKADFQPAAVHECGVGTFIWSTVMAYNADKLKTAPVTWADFWDTKKFPGKRGMRKGARYNLEFALMADGVKTADVYKVLATKDGADRAFKKMTELKSSIQFWEAGAQPPQFLVAGDVAMTTAYNGRIDAAQREGKNLQITWTGGIYDLDYWVMPKGGANKDLALKFISMASSPDAQAEYARNISYGPTNNKALAKLDPKVLALLPTSPANSKDALQFNIHFWADQGEALEKRFAAWSAQ; via the coding sequence ATGAAACTCAAGCCCTTGATGATTGCCCTTGCAGCCGGTGTCTGCCTGCCGGTGCTGGCCCAAAGCCAGCTGACCGTGGTCAACTTTGGAGGCGCCAACGGGGCCGCCCAGAAAAAGGCCTATTTCGAAGCCTTTGAAAAATCAGGCACCGGCAAGATCCTGCCGGTCGAGTACAACGGCGAGCAGGCCAAGATCAAGGCCATGGTCGAAACCAAGAAAGTGACCTGGGATGTGGTCGAGGTCGAAAGCCCGGACGTGAACCGCGGTTGCGACGAAGGCCTGTTTGAAAAAATCGACTGGTCCAAGGTCGGCAACAAGGCCGACTTCCAGCCTGCGGCCGTGCATGAATGCGGCGTCGGCACCTTCATCTGGTCAACCGTCATGGCCTACAACGCCGACAAGCTCAAGACCGCGCCCGTCACCTGGGCCGACTTCTGGGACACCAAGAAATTCCCCGGCAAGCGCGGCATGCGCAAGGGCGCCCGCTACAACCTGGAATTCGCCCTCATGGCCGACGGCGTGAAGACCGCCGACGTGTACAAGGTGCTGGCCACCAAGGACGGCGCGGACCGCGCCTTCAAGAAGATGACCGAACTCAAGTCCAGCATCCAGTTCTGGGAAGCAGGCGCCCAGCCGCCGCAGTTCCTGGTGGCCGGCGACGTGGCCATGACCACCGCCTACAACGGCCGCATCGACGCAGCCCAGCGCGAAGGCAAGAACCTGCAGATCACCTGGACCGGCGGCATCTACGACCTGGATTACTGGGTCATGCCCAAAGGCGGCGCGAACAAAGACCTGGCACTGAAGTTCATCAGCATGGCGTCCAGCCCCGATGCGCAGGCCGAGTACGCCCGCAACATCTCCTACGGCCCGACCAACAACAAGGCGCTGGCCAAGCTCGACCCCAAGGTGCTGGCGCTGCTGCCAACCTCCCCGGCCAACAGCAAGGACGCCCTGCAGTTCAACATCCATTTCTGGGCCGACCAGGGTGAAGCGCTTGAAAAGCGTTTTGCAGCCTGGTCCGCACAGTAA
- a CDS encoding ABC transporter ATP-binding protein — protein MTTNPILVSFTGVQKTYDGINLVVRDLNLDIRQGEFLSLLGPSGSGKTTTLMMLAGFESPTAGEIMLDGRQITRTPPHKRNFGMVFQNYALFPHMTLAENIAYPLTVRKLPKAEREAKVLKALDMVQLGRMGGRYPGQLSGGQQQRVALARALVFDPQLVLMDEPLGALDKQLREHMQIELKALHRRLGVTFVYVTHDQTEALTMSDRVAVFSDGAIQQIDVVDSLYETPANRFVAGFVGDSTVLQAEVTRLDGAHCEVRLPSGVQLRGLNVNAAGVGDAVQCGTRPERLKIADAPGANTFQSQVLDVIYFGDHLRLRCEMPGQPDATIKMPLGHHQLPEPGQTIHVHAPVEHLRIYR, from the coding sequence ATGACAACCAATCCAATCCTGGTGAGCTTCACCGGCGTCCAGAAAACCTATGACGGCATCAACCTCGTGGTGCGCGACCTGAACCTGGACATCCGGCAAGGCGAATTCTTGTCCCTGCTCGGTCCTTCGGGCTCGGGCAAGACCACCACCCTGATGATGCTGGCCGGCTTCGAGTCGCCCACGGCAGGCGAGATCATGCTGGACGGCCGGCAGATCACCCGTACGCCGCCGCACAAGCGCAACTTCGGCATGGTGTTCCAGAACTACGCCCTGTTTCCGCACATGACGCTGGCCGAAAACATCGCCTATCCGCTCACGGTGCGCAAGCTGCCCAAGGCCGAGCGCGAAGCCAAGGTGCTCAAGGCGCTGGACATGGTGCAGCTCGGCCGCATGGGCGGCCGCTACCCCGGCCAGCTCTCGGGCGGCCAGCAGCAGCGCGTGGCCCTGGCCCGGGCGCTGGTGTTCGACCCGCAACTGGTGCTGATGGACGAGCCGCTGGGCGCGCTGGACAAGCAGCTGCGCGAGCACATGCAGATCGAACTCAAGGCGCTGCACCGCCGCCTGGGCGTGACCTTTGTCTATGTCACCCACGACCAGACCGAGGCGCTGACCATGTCCGACCGCGTCGCCGTTTTCAGCGACGGCGCGATCCAGCAGATCGATGTGGTGGACAGCCTCTATGAAACGCCGGCCAACCGCTTCGTCGCCGGCTTTGTCGGCGACAGCACGGTGTTGCAGGCCGAGGTGACGCGGCTGGACGGCGCGCATTGCGAGGTTCGCCTGCCCAGCGGCGTGCAGTTGCGCGGCCTGAATGTCAATGCCGCCGGTGTCGGCGATGCGGTGCAGTGCGGCACCCGACCGGAGCGGCTGAAAATTGCCGACGCGCCCGGCGCCAACACCTTCCAGAGCCAGGTGCTGGACGTGATTTACTTTGGCGACCATTTGCGCCTGCGCTGCGAAATGCCCGGCCAGCCTGACGCCACCATCAAGATGCCGCTGGGCCACCACCAGTTGCCCGAGCCCGGCCAGACCATTCATGTACATGCGCCGGTTGAACACCTGCGTATTTACCGCTGA
- the gabT gene encoding 4-aminobutyrate--2-oxoglutarate transaminase: MHREPNLTNAALLARRQAAIPRGVGHSHAIFIAKGENAEIWDVEGRRFIDFAGGIAVLNTGHRHPAVIQAVKDQLDKYTHTCFQVLAYEPYVELAERINAKAPGDFAKKTLFLTTGSEAVENAIKIARASTRRSGVICFSGGYHGRTLLTLAMTGKVVPYKAGFGPFPAEIFHATFPNALHGVTVDDSMASIETIFKNDIEPSRVAAIIIEPVQGEGGFVVAPPEMLQRLRALCDAHGILMICDEVQTGAGRTGTWFAVEQSGVAPDLITMAKSMAGGFPISAVVGRAEVMDAAAPGGLGGTYAGSPIACAAALAVLDVFEKENLLERSRNVGERLTSALKAMAARHACIGDVRGMGAMVAIELFKNGDVKQPDADLAKRITAEATARGLILLTCGTYGNVIRILVPLTASDAVLDEGLGIMADCFDAVA, encoded by the coding sequence ATGCACCGTGAACCCAACCTGACCAATGCCGCCCTGCTTGCCCGCCGCCAGGCAGCCATTCCGCGCGGCGTGGGCCACAGCCACGCCATTTTCATCGCCAAGGGCGAGAACGCGGAAATCTGGGACGTCGAAGGTCGCCGCTTCATTGATTTTGCTGGCGGCATTGCCGTTCTGAACACCGGCCACCGCCACCCGGCCGTCATCCAGGCCGTCAAGGACCAGCTCGACAAGTACACCCACACCTGCTTTCAGGTGCTGGCCTACGAGCCCTACGTCGAGCTGGCCGAACGCATCAACGCCAAGGCGCCGGGCGACTTTGCCAAGAAAACGCTGTTTTTGACCACCGGCTCCGAGGCGGTCGAAAACGCCATCAAGATCGCCCGCGCCTCGACCCGGCGTTCAGGCGTGATCTGCTTTAGCGGCGGCTACCATGGCCGCACCCTGCTGACGCTGGCCATGACCGGCAAGGTCGTTCCCTACAAAGCGGGTTTCGGCCCCTTCCCTGCCGAAATCTTTCATGCCACGTTCCCGAATGCGCTGCACGGCGTGACGGTCGATGATTCGATGGCTTCCATCGAAACGATTTTCAAGAACGACATCGAGCCCAGCCGCGTGGCGGCCATCATCATCGAGCCGGTGCAGGGTGAAGGCGGCTTCGTGGTAGCGCCGCCCGAGATGCTCCAGCGCCTGCGCGCCCTGTGCGATGCGCACGGCATCCTGATGATTTGCGACGAGGTGCAAACCGGCGCCGGACGCACCGGCACCTGGTTTGCCGTGGAGCAAAGCGGCGTGGCCCCCGACCTCATCACCATGGCCAAGTCCATGGCCGGCGGCTTCCCGATTTCAGCGGTCGTTGGCCGCGCCGAAGTCATGGATGCCGCCGCGCCCGGCGGACTGGGCGGCACCTACGCCGGCAGCCCGATTGCCTGCGCCGCCGCGCTGGCCGTGCTCGATGTGTTTGAAAAGGAAAACCTGCTTGAGCGCAGCCGCAACGTCGGCGAACGCCTGACCAGCGCCCTCAAGGCCATGGCCGCACGCCACGCCTGCATTGGCGACGTGCGCGGCATGGGCGCCATGGTGGCCATCGAGTTGTTCAAGAACGGCGATGTGAAACAGCCCGATGCCGACCTGGCCAAGCGCATCACGGCCGAGGCGACGGCACGCGGCCTGATCCTGCTGACCTGCGGCACCTACGGCAACGTCATCCGCATCCTGGTGCCGCTGACCGCCAGCGACGCGGTGCTCGACGAAGGCCTTGGCATCATGGCCGACTGCTTTGACGCTGTCGCCTGA
- a CDS encoding PLP-dependent aminotransferase family protein — MFVLNLQSSVALVTQIVAGFRQMVDDGALRPGAKLPSIRQFAHAHGVSVYTVVDAYDRLVALGYFQSQANSGFFVRSRASQATLSLGASGQYSFDSMWYLRRIFENRALRCKPGCGWLPGDWLFTEGMRRSLRNLAAEDVDLGGYGEPKGYLPLRQVVRDLLASREVVVNAEQVLLTQGSSQGLDLAARQLVRPGDAVLVDEPGYANLLFSLRFLGARLIGAPRTPTGYDLDTLEARIIEHRPKVFFTQPRLQSPTGSTAVLSHLHRVLQLAEKYDFMVVENDIYADLDPESRPSLASLDQLKRVIYISSFSKTISPNIRVGYLAANPELLEDLARLKMISGLTSSEFTERLAYGALVDGRWRKHIKTLRDRLALGQRRLASLLLAIGFELFCEPKAGMFLWARHPAIQNAGELAYNAAEQDILLGPGHLFSVDLEPSPWLRFNVAWSDDEALLRFLVTLKAA, encoded by the coding sequence ATGTTCGTACTCAATCTCCAGTCAAGCGTTGCGCTGGTCACCCAGATCGTCGCTGGATTTCGCCAGATGGTCGATGATGGTGCATTGCGCCCAGGCGCCAAGCTGCCGTCCATCCGCCAGTTCGCCCATGCCCACGGCGTCAGCGTCTATACCGTGGTCGATGCCTACGACCGGCTGGTGGCGCTGGGCTACTTCCAGTCGCAGGCGAATTCCGGATTCTTCGTGCGCAGCCGCGCCAGCCAGGCCACGTTGTCCCTGGGCGCTTCGGGGCAATACAGTTTTGACTCGATGTGGTACTTGCGCCGCATTTTTGAAAACCGCGCGCTGCGCTGCAAACCGGGCTGCGGCTGGCTGCCCGGCGACTGGCTGTTCACCGAGGGCATGCGGCGCAGCCTGCGCAACCTGGCCGCGGAAGATGTCGATCTGGGCGGCTACGGCGAGCCCAAGGGCTATCTGCCGCTGCGCCAGGTGGTGCGTGACCTGCTCGCGTCCCGCGAAGTCGTGGTGAATGCCGAGCAGGTGCTGCTGACCCAGGGCTCCAGCCAGGGCCTGGACCTGGCCGCGCGCCAGCTGGTCCGGCCCGGCGATGCGGTGCTGGTTGATGAGCCCGGCTATGCCAACTTGCTGTTTTCCCTGCGGTTTCTGGGCGCCCGGCTGATCGGCGCGCCGCGCACGCCGACCGGCTACGACCTGGATACGCTCGAAGCCCGCATCATCGAGCACCGGCCCAAGGTGTTCTTTACCCAGCCGCGCCTGCAAAGCCCGACCGGCTCCACCGCCGTGCTGTCGCATCTGCACCGGGTGCTGCAGCTGGCCGAAAAATACGATTTCATGGTGGTGGAAAACGATATTTACGCCGACCTCGACCCCGAGTCCCGGCCGTCCCTGGCCAGCCTTGACCAGTTGAAGCGGGTGATTTACATCAGCAGCTTTTCCAAGACCATCTCGCCCAACATCCGCGTCGGCTATCTGGCGGCCAATCCCGAACTGCTTGAAGACCTGGCGCGGCTGAAGATGATTTCGGGCCTGACATCGTCCGAATTCACCGAGCGCCTGGCCTACGGCGCGCTGGTCGATGGCCGCTGGCGCAAGCACATCAAGACGCTGCGGGACCGGCTGGCGCTGGGCCAGCGGCGGCTGGCCAGCCTGTTGCTGGCGATTGGCTTCGAGTTGTTTTGCGAACCCAAGGCCGGCATGTTCCTGTGGGCGCGCCACCCGGCCATTCAAAACGCCGGCGAACTGGCCTACAACGCGGCCGAGCA